The stretch of DNA GTCCTCTTCATGGTCGTTCCCTCCTCGCTCCGCCGACCTTATAGTGTTTCGGGGCGCTCTCCCCGCTCCGCTCcgcgctaaccccagtgGCCAGCGTTTACCCCCCGCATAGCTTTCACGCTCATCTGGGTACTCTCCATTGCTATTGGGTTCGccgtccccgtcctcggAGGGTGGCATCTCTACATGGTCGCGAAGGGGGAGACAAGCATTGAGAGTCACGATAACGAGTATTTGACacgcaaggccaaggaagAGGGGTTGGTGAGTGACGCCGAGCCAGAGTCGAGAtgctggaggaggccgcgATTTACGAAGAGGACCAGTGTTGGGTGCTGGCAACCCGTGCTTCGTTGATATGAGGTTTCTTGGCGCAGCTGCCCGATCCCttcagctgacaacagatATACCTCAACCCTTATGACCAGGGGAAACGGCGTAACCTCGAGTTCTTCTTCAACATAGGGCCGGAGGGGTAGTGAGTGCTCCCTAACCACTCTCATCATCTCACTCTACCTCATCTCTTCGCCGCCTAGCAGCTCCCAACCCTGTGATACAGCTGACCCAAGCCCCCCGATTaccctcctcttcccgctcctcgtcccccCCTCAACAAACGGCTGGGTCTGGCCTCACCGTACCTTCCCCTCGCCAGCACCACGTGTCGGCTCACTCCATGCGCCCGAGCTTGCCGCGGGTCTGATCGACCGCAACGACCGAGAAAGTGGCCAGGGCGACGGGCCTGGTGGCCGCTACGTCATGGGCGGCGGAGATGAGCTGAcggacgatgagggcggcggcggaggatggTGGGAGCCGGAGTGATAGgggtggcggaggtggtggagtgATACATAGAGTCTAGAGGGATACAATTGTCCAAATTACATGAGCGCGTACACCACGCCTGCCAAGGCTAGCGGTGCGGCTGGGAGGATGCGGGAGGCTGATCCAGACTGCGTCGCTTGAGCGGCTTGTAAAGAGGTCTGGTATGCTCCTAGGCCTATCCTCGTGCCACTGGGTACGGCTGAGGTGGTAGCTGTGACGGTCACATTTGCGAGGCCAGAGTTGGCGAGGGGCGAGGGGCTGCCTAAAGTCGCGATGCGGGTTGGCTTGGGTACGGTGTAGGTGTCGGTTGGGTTGAAggagctggggttagtgggaaggggggggagagggggtggaagggagggaggttgTTGGGAAAGGAGGAAACAGGGAGGGcggagagaaggaggaggggaaggaggagaggaggaggaagggtgAGCGGTTGGGAGAGAGGTGGGGAACAAGGAGATGGGAGAGATGAGGAGCAGcagagggggaggaggagtaTGTGGGAGAGAGCGAGGAAGTAGAGAAAGAGTGAGGGGTtggagagagtgaggaagaggagaggaagggaaggaaTGCGACGTGTGCGctacctccaccacgcCACTATCCAACCGGTAGTAACCCACACCGAACCACTAGGTGTAAACGACTGCGTCGTCTTCTCAACCGTATCGATCGTGTcactgatgtcagctaaCCCGAGGTATGGCGCACAGGATACGCGTAGTCGTCTCGCCACGGGTAGTAAACGCCGTAGCGACGACAATTTCCTCGCCGATAGTAGTTGTGAATCGTTGTGCTAGAGCACCTGTTatgaagaggaggggaagtAGGGAGAGGCGCATAATGAGTGTGGTTTGGGTTGGACAGGAAATGTAGAAGAGACGAAGAGAGATGGAGCGGATCGAGATGATGCCAAAAGGGTTGCCAAGGAACCACACAGGCGCACACCCAGGGCATCCCGAACCCCTGAACCACTGAAACCTGTCATCTTACGTCAGCCCTCgtgtcctcgctctccacAACTTAGTCCAGATCTCCAAAATTCGAGCCCAAACATCaacacccacacccacaaCATCCAACATGGTCTCAACACGGTCCCGTACCGCCTCCGAGGCACTCACCCCCACGCGCGCACTGCATGCCGCCGACGAAGTCCAGAGCGCCCCGACCACGCGTAGGCGTAGTGTCGCCGCAACAACCGACAGTCCGCGAGCCAGTCCGAGACGTaaggcggcgacgagtgcGAGTCCGCGCGCTAGTCCGCGTAAGGCGCCGGCTCGGGCTACGACTAAGCGCAGCAGCCGGCTGCGGAATGCTGTTATGGAAGAAGAGCAGGAAGGGTTGGAAGAggtgaaggaggaggaggaggagtcGACGGATGGCGCTGCGGATACGGAGAGCGTGGCCAGCGGGGTCAGCGTGGCCGAGAGTGTGGCTAGCGATGACACTGCGCGTCCGGAGGATGTCAAGATCCAAGACGACGCCCAgtccgaggccgacgcaGACGACGATATCAagatcgaggccgaggccgaggccgagtcggACGCTGAAGAGAGCGTGGCCGAGTCGGAAGCtagcgacgccgaggacgctACTCCCATGGCTGAGGCTCACCAGTccgagcccgaggccgagtcagaggacgacgagggtaCCCCGAAGCCCGCGGAGACGCCGAAGAAACGTAAGAGCCTGGCGCCTGAGGCAtcggcgaagaaggccagAGTGTCGCTGGCAGCACCGGCGACGCCGGCCAAGACTCCAGTCAAGACTCCAGCCAAGACCCCAGCCAAGACCCCAGCCAAGACCCCAGCCAAGACCCCATCACAGAACAAGACCCAAGCTACCGTAACCGCCAACGGAGCCCGCAACACAGTTGcgtcccgccgccgcgcacggCAGAAGGAGCGTCGGTCCATCATGGCCTCTCATCCCGCCATTCCGCTCTCTTCCGTCCCTACAGCGACGGTCACCAAGTTGCGGGAGGCGATCACGAACATTCTCTCTACCGAGGGGAGCGTCTGCGCGTCCCGCTTTGCGCGTgctgtcgacgaggagtgggaggcgCTCGTTCCTGCGACCAGGGCAGTTGTGCAGGATGAAGTGGAGAATGCACGAGTCCGCGTTGTGAAGGGGACGAGAGTTGAGAGGGGGGCGGCGTTCTGAGGGTATCTGGTATCTAGCATCTATGCATTGTGACTTTGTGACAACGAGAGTGGGGAAAGGGAGTGTACATGAGGTGTCGGCAGAGTTCCGACGTCCAAAGTTGAATTGGTGggtggttggggttggagagCTCTGCTCAATCCAGTCAAAGGGAGGCTATGACTCGTGCTGCAGCCCATGCCGAGGAGCTATCCCTCCCGTCCGCAGAAACCCAAAGCCAATGACGAACACGGCGACGGCCAAGATGCTGTGTAGGAGAGGCGCCAAGAGGCGGGCGACGGGCACGCGTGTGGCcgcggagaggagggcagCTACGTCTCCGGCAGGCGCGAGGGCGTTAGAAATGTCTTTGGCGAAGAGGGGGGTCATGCGATGGGGAGGGCGTGGAAGGGCAGCAGGCAAGGGAAGGAGTTGCGGGGAGGTGGACCGAAGGCTGGGCCGAGGCAGCGAGGCAGGAATAGAACTGGAGAACTTGACGAGGGACGAGGTGAGCATTGAGATGATACAGTAGACTTCGGCCAGGAGTGGCCGCGACGGCCAGTGCGCCGAGGCCTCACGGTCAAATCTGCGTCGGGCGGTCAATGCGTATCTGGCATCGTAGCTCCGACTAACCGAACATGACTTCCGACTGCGCCGACGCGCCCCGACGCGCCCTACGGCTTGGTGATTATATCAGGTATGATTCGCGCCAGGAGATGACTGATTGGCGGCGCAGGATTGCAGGAACTGAACACAAACAAGCCACTACTGACATGGTGTCGCAATCTCGCAACCAAGTGGATGATAGATGTACTAGTCACTGGTTGTAGGGATCTCGGGACCTAGTCGACAGGCTGCCAAGCAGGCTGATGGCTGATGGAGACGATGGAGACGATGGAGACGATGGAGACGAACATGTGCTGCGCGTGGAACGGGGGCTAACGTCATAAGAACATGGCAAGTACGTCGCCGATCGTCATTCTGATGGGCCAACTCGATAACTGGTGCTAGTGATCGAGTGACGACTGCGAGGCTGTAGGTGGCTGCTGAGTTGCTGGGCCAACTGAGGGTTTAGGGCCATGGTGAGCGGCGCGCAAAGAGAGCAGAGTTAGGATTAGAATAAAGTCCGAACCATCAGCAGGAATCATCACGCAGTCATCATCATAGTGACGTCATCTCGCGCCCCGCTCGGTAGAGGGGTCACTAAATAAGGTCCATCCTCTGGTCTAACGGCTACatcccccccctccccccccccccacccactcCATAGCTCGGGCTCATACACAGTTGTTGCTCATCATCATTACCCAACACCAACTCCATAATCTCAACGCTCCACAACACTCCACAACACTCTTTCCTTGAcacctctctctctcccttTTGTAACTTGACTCTTCTCCATCGCTCTACATTCGCCCAGTGGCACGTCCACAATGTCCCATTTTGACACCCTCTCCCGCACCACATCGGGCGGACGCTCGTCCCTCTCCCGGTCCCAGTCTCTTGTATGTTGCTGAGGTTGCTCCTACCCCGGATCTCGCTCACATCCAGATCAAGAAGAACACCGCCCCGCATGAGCTCAAGCCCAGCGACATCCTCATCGAGCGCTTCACGGCGTGGAAGCAGATTGTCAAGATGCTCATCGGTACGCCCCCCCTGCGTCATGGCAACACTAACCGAAGCGTACTTTGAGGGCGTCGCAGACATTGAGGGCAACACGTCCAAAGAGCTGACCAAGCTGGCAGCCGTTATCCAGGTGCCCTTCCGCCCCGGCAACCAGTTCCTGGGCGAAGGCGGTGTCCAGGACGTCTTCTACACCATCCGCGACAAGACGCGCGTTATTGCTGACTCGCATGCCTCGCTTGCGCGCACCATCGACTCATCAATTGTGCAGCACTTGCAGAAGCTGCGCACCGAGATTAAGGCTCACATCAAGAATGTCCAGAACGACACTGGCAAGCTGGCCGCGAGCGTCGCAAGAGAGCGCGAGATGTCGACCAAGTCCATTGCCGACCTGTCTcgcgccatctcggcgtGCAACAACACACCGATGCAGCTCAgcgccaaggaggaccCGTATGCCGTCAACATTGCCGTCATGAAGCAGCTCCAGAAGCAGGTCCACGAGGAGAATGCGCTGCAAAAGTCGATTGTCATCATGCAACAGAACTCGGCCCACTTTGAGGAGGGCATTGTGCGCTCGATCCAGAGCGCGTGGGCAACGTTTGATGAGTGGCAGAGCCGCATGTCAGCGTCTGTCCAGGAGACGTGGCACCAGCTCGGCATCAACATGGGCCAGCTCATGCCGGACCGCGAGTGGATCTCCTTCGCCGCCCGCTCcgaccacctcctcgacccgGAGACGCCCCTCCGCAACCCCGAGGCCATCGACTACCCCGGTCGCAACGACCCTGCCGTCGTTCCTGTCCACTGCGGCGTCCTGGAGCGCAAGCAGCGCTTCACCAAGTCGTACAAGGAGGGCTTCTATGTCCTCACGCCTGCCGGCTTCCTTCACGAGTTCACGAACTCGGACCCGAATCTCGCCACCCGCCCCGTCTGGTCGCTCTTCCTGCCGTCGTGCACGCTTGGCCCGCCCTCATCCGCGACGACTGCCAAGTCGCACAAGTTCCACATTGAGCCGCGCAAGGACGGCACCTCTGCGTTCGGCAGGACGCCTGGCGGGCGCTTCTTTGGCAGCAAGGACGGGTATACGTTCCGCGCTCGCTCGCACGAGGAAATGATGGAGGTATGGAACGACCTGCGTATGCTGGTTGCGAGATacctcgtcgcctcggAGCAgatggagcgcgacggccCGATTGCGCAGGCCGTCCGTGCGGTTGGCTACCAGTCggatgaagatgacgaggacgaatACGACGAGGGTTCGTCGATGGAGgctgacgaggacgagcacgagcacgcGTTCCatgagcacgagcacgagcacgagcatgacgagcacgaggagATTCCGGCCTACGAGCGCGGTCACGCGCAAGTCGAAGTCGGTCCGAACGGCTACGCGGTGAGTTGAGCTTTAAATCACCACTCTAACCGCAGCTGGAAAAGAAGACTGGGCACGACGAGCCCTCTGGCCCGGGGTCCAGCCGCCGCAACGACAAGGCCACAGCGTCTAGCACTGGTGAGGGAACGACcgaagagcgcgagcgcgcgcaggccgaagcggccaggtcgcccgaggagacggagcACGGTGGCGCGGAACCCGCAGCCGCCGACTCTGCTGAAGTCGCAGAGGACTCGCAGCCCGGCATGTTCTCGCGCCTCATGGGCACTGGCCAGGCGTCGGCGAAGAAGtaggcggcgggcggcagcggcggcggcgggcatGGTTCGGTTCGGCTCGGCTCGGCTCGGCGCAAAATAGACATGATGATATCCTCCCGCTAACGAAAGCCTAATCTAGAGGACCTGTAGCGATGTGGAGACGTGGAGTGAGCAAGATATACGGTAGTACTAGTATTGTTATGGATGTGTGCGTGCCGACAAGCGAGCGCGGTGGGTGGTGTACCGAACTCGAGTAAATCTGCCCCAGTCCAAAGTCGGACCTGGGtggaggaagtggaggaAAAGTCGGCGGCACTCGGCGACGGAACCAAAATGTTATGTTTGCCATCCACTCTTTGCatctcggtctcggtcGCGTTTCACTCAACCTCGTTGCAGACTCGACAACCTCACAACCAtgctcgccctccgcgCATCAACTTCTACGCGCGTCTTTGCTCGCGCGTACTCTGTCCAGGCCGCCGCACCTGTCGCTGCCGCCCCTACCCCCCGCCCACGGACACTGGGGTACCTCGTTGCGAGGAGTGAGCAGGGCAATCTTCCCGTGTATACCGAGTACCGGAATGGACGGAGCAACCGGCTCACGGTTGTGCGCAAGATTTCTGGGGATGTTGGGGTGAGTttgagggagggaggaggcgagtAGTGGAAGTCACTGCCAGACTGCCAGACTGCCAGACGACACTGCCAGACGACACTGCCAGACTGCCAGACGACACTGACATCCAGGCCCTCCGTAACGACATTGCGCAGTACCTCGCGGACGGACACATCGACCCGCTCAAGGCGCCGCCCAAGGTCTATATCCGTCCCACATCGGGCCACGTCGAGATCAAGGGCCActgggccgaggagatcaaggagtGGCTGGCCATGCGCGGTTTCTAGGTAGTGGGTTAGTGAGTTGGATGATGCAATGATGGTTAGTGGGTTGGTGAGTTGGATGATGCAATGGTGGTTGGTGGCTTAGTGAGCTGGATGATGCAATGGTGGTACGGTGCCTCTGCATCCCATCTAACCACCTTACGCCTCTACATGGAATGCCGCGTGCGCTGGCGTTGAGGATCCGCGCCCGTGTAGGCCGGGCGGTGAGCGCCCAGCCACGGCGTGGAGCTGtgcggccggcggcgacggccgTCGAGTCCTCTTCCTACAGGCGCCGGTAGCAACAAAGTGGCCGCGACAAGCGAGGCGAAGATTATCGCAGAGACCGCGATGAACTGGAAATGAGGAGAGAAGGCACAGGAAGCGGGCTCACACCGCGAGGGTGTGTTGGCAATGGAGCGGGTTACACCAGGCCGCACGGCGAGGGTGTGTTTAACAATGGAGCGGGTTTACACCACGAGGCGGACTACAGGTACCACGAACATTGTTGACAGGcagggagaggagagggcgaTGGCAATGGTTGTGGAGAGTGTGGAACATGGATGGTTGGGTCGAGGTTTTGGTGGTGGTACATCGGCAAGATGGGTGGCAATTGGGCAAGATGAGTGATCAAGCACGGGCGATACTTTGACTTGGACAAGGTGCATACTTTGCCAACATCCAGCCGCAAACATTCAGCAATATACTATGCAGCAAACTTGCAGCTTGCGCGCAACATGTACTCGATGTGGTTGGTATTCCGGGTCAGGGGGGGTTGAGACTGGAGGGTATAGGGCAGGGAGAGGGACCTAGAAAGAGAGCACTCTGTTTTGCTTAGTTTTGTCTCTAGGCTAGAGTGAGATATGCAGATATGGCTGAGATATGGCTGAGATATGGCTGAGATATGGCTGAGATATGGCTGTCCACATGTTGAGATAAACCGTTGGATAGAGGTAGATTCCGCATTCCGCTTTTGACACACAACTGTTCTAGTATTGAGTGGTGTAAGACACTTTTCATGGCGACTTTGGTTTCATTCATCTTGTAACAGCTCACACATCTCCAATGTACAGAGAGAATCGGTAGGGTGTCCTGTTGGCGCTCAGTGGCCAATTCTCTAGTCTCTTCAAAACAGAAGCGACTCGAGAATCACCAtttctctcttctctccatccacAA from Cutaneotrichosporon cavernicola HIS019 DNA, chromosome: 7b encodes:
- a CDS encoding uncharacterized protein (Mitochondrial large subunit ribosomal protein (Img2)) gives rise to the protein MLALRASTSTRVFARAYSVQAAAPVAAAPTPRPRTLGYLVARSEQGNLPVYTEYRNGRSNRLTVVRKISGDVGALRNDIAQYLADGHIDPLKAPPKVYIRPTSGHVEIKGHWAEEIKEWLAMRGF
- a CDS encoding uncharacterized protein (Pleckstrin homology domain), which codes for MSHFDTLSRTTSGGRSSLSRSQSLIKKNTAPHELKPSDILIERFTAWKQIVKMLIAYFEGVADIEGNTSKELTKLAAVIQVPFRPGNQFLGEGGVQDVFYTIRDKTRVIADSHASLARTIDSSIVQHLQKLRTEIKAHIKNVQNDTGKLAASVAREREMSTKSIADLSRAISACNNTPMQLSAKEDPYAVNIAVMKQLQKQVHEENALQKSIVIMQQNSAHFEEGIVRSIQSAWATFDEWQSRMSASVQETWHQLGINMGQLMPDREWISFAARSDHLLDPETPLRNPEAIDYPGRNDPAVVPVHCGVLERKQRFTKSYKEGFYVLTPAGFLHEFTNSDPNLATRPVWSLFLPSCTLGPPSSATTAKSHKFHIEPRKDGTSAFGRTPGGRFFGSKDGYTFRARSHEEMMEVWNDLRMLVARYLVASEQMERDGPIAQAVRAVGYQSDEDDEDEYDEGSSMEADEDEHEHAFHEHEHEHEHDEHEEIPAYERGHAQVEVGPNGYALEKKTGHDEPSGPGSSRRNDKATASSTA